ACAAGAGCCAACAGGAATTATAGgatcccttccctcccccggccTGCCTCCGCTGAAGCCATCGTCGCCTCCTTGGCTGGATGCTGGAAGAGTCCTCTGTGTATATGGACTCAGGATGACAGGGCAGCTTCCTTCTGTGGTTGCTGGGCTTGTGAACGCTGCAGTATCTTTTGGCTTTCCACGTCTCTAAAATGTTTTTCAACCTGAAAGAGACCGGACAGGCAGTCAGAAAAGGACAGGCAAACAAGGTCTTCCAAACAGTCCCTCCGGCTTCAACAGCCCTATCCTGCCATCCAGCCCTGAACTACTCTGGCACCTATGTCCTTGCTTGTCTATTGGGCATTTCCAACACAAGACAGGCAGGGCGCTCTGGTTTCAGCCACATTTTTAGCAGCTTCAGCTAAGATTAACAAGAGGAAGTTGAATCCAtaagctaaaatataaaataaaataaggggaGATTATTATGACCCAAactccctctctcctcttcacAGAAGTGCAGAATGAAAAGCTGGTAGGGAACCGTCTTATCACACTCTGACATCCACGATATTGGTCTCTCGATGTTCCTCAGAGAATAAAAGAGCAGGAGTATTTGGGTTAGTTTTTATTTACGAATGCTGTAACTCAGTTTAGAGAATCAGGTGATATACACATGGTCACAGAGATGCCAATAACAATCGATTTATACCAATTTTCCCTTCCTAAAAGGCCCTTGCAGCTGAGAAGAACCCAACCTGGAATGACAGGAATTACGCAGGTCCAATACCTTGCAATGGTCTAATTCCAAGAGGCCATGCTGCAGAGGACATGGGCTGACCGCTTGCTTTATTCCACAACGGCCAGTGGTCCCATCCCCACAGGAGTATCTAAGCCATAGGTGCAGAGCTCCAAGAGGTGAGAGGCATGGAGGATGGGCAGTAATGCTAGCAGGCCAGCTATGTCACAGGAGGCAGGGATTGGAGAATCTTGTTCTGTTCTGACGCTGGAGTGGTGAAAGCCAAGGATTCACCCTCTCTCTAAAATCTCATGGCTCCTTTACTTACTATTTTGCGTACATGGCTCAGTGCACTCCCTTCTTTGCCTTTACAGTTTTCCACTTGATATGGGGGTGCAATAACAACTTCTTCCATGACTACAATGTTTTTTTCTTGCCATTTACAGTCTTTAAtgctggaaggagaagagaacaggtGAAATATTACCTCTTGTGGACATcccacacctgctccctgatGAATAAATAACTTTGAAAGCTACCCCCAGTTCCCAGCTCACCACTGAGTCAACAAGTAGATGTCTATGGGTTGGAGAACCATAGCACTCTTAACCAATTTGAGTCACAAATAAACCACTAGGTTCAGGCTATTAGACTCAACTTAGCAGCCCAGAGCAGAGATCAGCTAATTTTTTCTATAACgtgtcagatagtaaatatttaggCTTTGTGAGCCATACTATCTCTGCCCCAACTACTTAACTCTGCAGCTGTTATACAAAGGCAGCCAAAGACAATACATAAGCAAAAGTGCTTTATTCCAATAAAATCTTACGTATGAAAATAGGAGCAAGCCAGATTTGACCCACTGGCCATAGTTTACCAATCCTCAGGGTGGGAGGAAATGGCACCTTtagaaagacaggagaacaaacTATCTTATCATGAGCTGTACTCTGCCCCCTAATGCTGGAAGTGTAAGCTGCTCCACAAACCAGCCCCTCTCAATTATCAGACAGTTGGGCACTTGCCAGATTGGGAAAACCCATTCCCATTCACACATGGGGAAATCCAGAGCAGCTGATGCTACTAATAGAGTTCCTCTACATACCTGTAAATGTTCAGACACTCACACCATGGCCTCAAACAGCTCTGATGCCAGCTGCCATCTGCGCACCAGACCCAGGTGGTTAAATAGGGTAACAGAAGGCAGcaaggggaggtgggggtggggagtgtcaAATGTTTCAGTTTTTCAGCAGCTAGAGAAGCCAATAAAGAGTCAAAATGACTTCTGTTGTAACAAAATGTCTTTTAGAAGGTGGTAAGAAGGTGGCCTTCTACACTCCATATCTCCCTATATTCACCCCAATGTATAGCTGGGAAGAGTAAGTAGCTTTAACTTTCCCTTAATAAAACAACATCAGCTTTTTTTTGAGtaaaactgacattttaatgatatttatacttccaacccatgaacatggaataccttatatttatttttgcaacaaatcaattttattgatacatattaataaggcataaatgATGACATCAGCTTTTGAAGAAAGGgacaataacaaaataataaaaagaaatggctagttctaaattATGAAATAGTAGGTTTAGAGGGAACTTTAAGGATAATCTAATCCAAAATTAAGTTTCACAAATAAGTAGTatatttaaaatggcaaattttaagtCTATCAGACAGCACAACCAGGCAGCACCACCCCCAGAGCAAGGGAACCCTGTGTACCCCACCCCCAACTCACGTCTTATGAATGGTCTGGAAGAGCTGCTGGCCCTCTAGGGAGACACCAGCACTGATTGCATAGGCCTGGCTCAgcttctcctccttctctgtcCGTGCTTTGCTGGCAAGCTAGggtggaggagaagaaagagattcAGAAAACCATTTGCCTTCATTCTTCCCAATAGTGAGGACCTAAGCTGACAAAAGGAAGCCAGAAAAGACTGGTTTGGTGGGTTCATTTTACCTAGAGGACAAAAATGAGGGTGGGGTGAGGCAACAGCAGTTATCTACTAATTCTGGCAAACATTTCTTCCTTCCAATATTACTGAGTGCCTATCATGTGCCAGACATTCATTGTGCCAGGCAAGATAAATAGCACTGAAAGGAGGAAATGAAAGGCAGAGGGGAAGACAGActataaacaagtaaacaaaaacataaacaagaTAACTTGGTAAGTACCAGGCAGAAAAAGcaggggaatgtgatagagtgtGAATGGGGGGCTAGTTTAGATGAGATGGTCAGAGATAAAGGTAATGCACACACTTctgtttaaaggaaaaaattaaagagtTCTTACCAGCTACTGTGCTAAAGCTAAAGCCCCAAGTCtagaaatgaatgaatttcaCATCTTCATAGACAAGAATTTGAGGCTATAAAGTCTCTATCTTTCCAGCACCAATATCTGTGCTCACATGAGGAGCCAAAACTCAAATAAATCTAACCATGGATACTGTCCACCTTCACCTGAACTGAAGGCAACCCTGTCCTGCccttcaaaaaaaagaaatagtcttTTATAACTCATGTCCATTCCTTGACTGCCCTCTGGTGGAACAATTACAAactgactaaaagaaaaaaagctctaGTAAATCCCTCCCAACAGATTCCTATCACTCACCCCAACACATTTCTGGTCTCTAGCACATACTACTGGTTGTTACAGACTATAGAAGTACAAATTTATTTGCATGTAAGACAAAACAAATCTGCTGGACAAGacagtaaaaacaaaagacagaTAATGCATTCAAAGTCAAACAAAAGATTTAGAGACTTTCAGACCCTACCTTCCTCCATTAACATAAACAGCTGACTGTATTGATACACTGCAGTAcattaaacacacacaaacatacatgtgtGAACACATGTGTTGCCAACATTAACTCTTTAAATACTAAGAGGGATTGTACCTCCAGCATGTTCTAAAAATGTTTggaatcattaaatatttataattcctACTACACTTTTACTATAAACCAAATATAGTTCTACAGGGGAAATAGCAAGCAAAGTATCTAATTCTTTGTTGGTAAAATAACACACTTTATTAAGGCTTAGATTTGACTATGAAAAAAAGAGGAAGTCTTTAACTGGGTTATAGTTATGGGTACTAGGTAGTCTCATCCCAGCTGCTGAGTTTCAAAGACTGCTACTCCAAATGAGCGGAGGGGAGCGGGTGTGAGCACAGAACTGAGCTCATAGATGCTGTCATTTCAACCTCTCAAGGTAAAAGAGGGAAGATCAAACTCTGCAGTGATTTGAAGCCACAGCTCTTTTTTCACAGGGTTCCCAGACTTGGAGAAAGAGAGATGCATCAGCAGTAAGTAAATAATCTTTCAAGCCTGGTCCTGCTATTTGTCCCCACCAGACTACAACTTTCCAGAGAAATAAATGCTCAGGGTTAACAGCACTCCACAGAGCCTTGGCAATTCCAACTGTAGCAAGAAAGTTTCAACTCTTGAAAACACACAATTTCTATAGAAAGAGAACTGCTGGTGGTTTCAGCAGAAACAAAACTTAGTTACCAAGAAAACCCTGGTTACAAAGAGGAGTTTCCTTGAGTCTCACTTCCCATACAATCCCTCAGAATCTGAAGTctccaagaaaggaaaggaaaaaactggaGAGGAGCAGCACTTCCTTGGATTAACCAAGCTCCCAGAGACCCTGGGAAGCAGCTAGCGAAAAGTGGTCAACAGATGTTTACCCCATGAGCAGGGCAGGAGAgtctcactttgaagtctcaatccctttgaaaaatatttatcgCTGAACATCAAAACCATCTCCAATGTTGGATCAGACAAAGCTGCTTCTATAAAGCTTGTGTTGATGAGATAATCTTAGTGCTCAACGAGTAAAATACCCTTGTCATCTATATACTAAGTTAAAAACATATCATCCTGTTCAATAAAAGAGAAGAGCTGGTT
This genomic stretch from Dasypus novemcinctus isolate mDasNov1 chromosome 21, mDasNov1.1.hap2, whole genome shotgun sequence harbors:
- the LSM12 gene encoding protein LSM12, coding for MAAPPGEYFSVGSQVSCRTCQEQRLQGEVVAFDYQSKMLALKCPSSSGKPNHADILLINLQYVSEVEIINDRTETPPPLASLNVSKLASKARTEKEEKLSQAYAISAGVSLEGQQLFQTIHKTIKDCKWQEKNIVVMEEVVIAPPYQVENCKGKEGSALSHVRKIVEKHFRDVESQKILQRSQAQQPQKEAALSS